One window of Vibrio sinaloensis genomic DNA carries:
- the ydiJ gene encoding D-2-hydroxyglutarate dehydrogenase YdiJ, with the protein MLPRLHSQSDVDPIVLTFLEALKNAGFSGDIESQYSNRLAVATDNSVYQQLPQAVVHPKSTQDVMLIGKLATKPEYERVTFSPRGGGTGTNGQSLTKGIVVDLSRHMNKVLEINAEEGWVRVQTGVVKDQLNDAVRPYGYFFSPDLSTSNRATLGGMINTDASGQGSLKYGKTSDHVLSLQAVFADGSVLESDLSHGMPTEGEFAYQAYHQTERVCRDKRQQIEDKFPPLNRFLTGYDLKNALDTDNDCFDLTRVLCGAEGSLAFITEAKLNLTPIPKARTLVNIKYNSFDSALRNAPFMVEASALSVETVDSKVLNLAKQDIVWHTVSDLLTDVPGKEMQGINMVEFAGQDEQEVAQQVSSLCQRLDSMMEDNQAGIIGYQVCDDLASIGRIYNMRKKAVGLLGAAKGRAKPVAFAEDTCVPPENLADFIAEFRELLDAKSLNYGMFGHVDAGVLHVRPALDLCDPKQEALMHEISDEVVKLVAKYGGLMWGEHGKGFRSEYGPEFFGDELFTELRRVKAAFDPHNKMNPGKICTPLESNETLVKVTDTKRGYYDRQIDVEVRDSFKQAMECNGNGLCFNYDTSSPMCPSMKVTADRRHSPKGRAGLVREWLRQLTEQGVDILDLEKQTLEKNASIKTMIDRVRNNLNKRHEYDFSHEVYEAMNGCLACKACASQCPIKVDVPSFRSRFLNIYYSRYQRPAKDYLVANIETMLPLMAKAPKLVNGALKQRWVQDLTAKTVGYVDAPLLSTPTLSERLAHLPRFDLQQLAALSQQDKANHVVIVQDPFTSYYDAEVVADFAQLVMKLGKTPILLPFKPNGKAQHIKGFLKQFAANAANTAAFLQQVADINIPLVGVDPALVLCYRDEYQEVLGDKRGDFEVLTVHEWLQPRLAEFEQAEQNDAKPWYLFAHCTEKTKMPNAEKEWGAIFAHFGASLQTVPVGCCGMAGTFGHEVDKLQMSKDIYGLSWKPRLQDLPQDRCLITGYSCRSQVKRFEQVKTKHPLQALLSII; encoded by the coding sequence ATGTTACCAAGATTACATTCACAGTCGGATGTTGATCCGATCGTTCTCACCTTTCTCGAAGCGCTCAAAAACGCCGGTTTTAGCGGCGATATCGAGAGCCAATATTCAAACCGATTGGCCGTAGCCACCGACAACAGTGTTTATCAGCAACTGCCTCAAGCCGTAGTGCACCCGAAAAGCACTCAAGACGTGATGCTGATTGGCAAACTCGCCACTAAACCTGAATACGAACGCGTGACCTTTTCGCCTCGTGGTGGCGGTACGGGCACCAATGGTCAATCACTGACCAAAGGGATTGTGGTCGATTTGTCTCGCCACATGAACAAAGTGCTAGAGATCAACGCTGAAGAGGGTTGGGTACGAGTTCAAACCGGTGTCGTGAAAGATCAACTTAATGATGCGGTACGCCCTTACGGCTATTTTTTCTCGCCCGATTTGTCGACCAGTAATCGCGCCACACTCGGTGGCATGATTAACACTGATGCCTCGGGACAAGGGTCGCTAAAATACGGTAAAACTTCCGACCATGTTCTCTCTTTGCAAGCGGTGTTTGCCGATGGTTCGGTCCTTGAGTCTGACCTATCTCATGGTATGCCAACCGAGGGCGAGTTTGCTTATCAGGCTTATCATCAAACTGAGCGAGTTTGTCGTGACAAGCGTCAGCAAATTGAAGATAAATTTCCTCCACTCAATCGCTTTCTCACCGGCTATGACCTAAAAAATGCGCTCGATACCGACAATGACTGCTTCGATCTAACGCGGGTGCTTTGCGGTGCAGAGGGTTCACTGGCGTTTATCACCGAAGCAAAGCTCAATCTCACTCCGATTCCGAAAGCTCGTACTTTGGTCAACATCAAGTACAACAGCTTTGACTCAGCGCTGCGCAATGCGCCTTTCATGGTCGAAGCCAGCGCGTTGTCGGTAGAAACGGTCGATTCCAAAGTGCTCAATCTCGCCAAACAAGACATCGTTTGGCACACCGTCAGTGACTTGTTGACCGATGTTCCTGGCAAAGAGATGCAAGGGATCAATATGGTGGAGTTTGCTGGTCAAGACGAACAAGAGGTCGCGCAGCAAGTGAGCTCACTGTGTCAACGTCTTGATAGCATGATGGAAGACAATCAAGCCGGAATTATCGGCTATCAAGTGTGTGATGATCTAGCCAGTATCGGCCGTATCTACAACATGCGTAAAAAAGCTGTGGGGCTGCTGGGCGCGGCAAAAGGTCGAGCGAAGCCCGTCGCCTTTGCCGAAGATACCTGTGTACCGCCAGAGAATCTGGCGGACTTTATCGCAGAGTTTAGAGAGTTGCTAGACGCCAAATCGCTCAACTACGGAATGTTTGGTCACGTTGATGCGGGCGTATTGCACGTACGGCCGGCTTTGGATTTGTGCGATCCCAAACAAGAAGCCCTGATGCACGAAATCTCTGACGAAGTCGTCAAGCTTGTCGCCAAGTATGGTGGTTTGATGTGGGGCGAGCATGGCAAAGGGTTTCGCTCGGAATACGGTCCAGAGTTTTTTGGTGATGAGCTGTTCACCGAGCTTCGCCGCGTAAAAGCCGCATTTGACCCGCACAACAAAATGAACCCGGGTAAAATCTGTACGCCGCTTGAGAGCAACGAAACGTTGGTGAAAGTCACCGACACCAAGCGTGGTTACTATGATCGACAAATTGATGTTGAAGTGCGTGATAGCTTTAAACAGGCGATGGAGTGTAACGGCAACGGCTTATGTTTCAACTACGATACCTCTTCGCCGATGTGTCCTTCGATGAAAGTCACCGCCGACCGTCGTCATTCACCCAAAGGACGTGCGGGCCTAGTTAGAGAGTGGCTACGCCAATTGACAGAGCAGGGCGTGGATATACTTGATCTCGAGAAACAGACGCTTGAGAAAAACGCGTCAATTAAAACCATGATTGACCGGGTGCGTAATAACCTTAACAAGCGTCATGAGTATGACTTTTCGCATGAAGTGTATGAGGCGATGAATGGGTGTTTGGCGTGTAAAGCCTGTGCCAGTCAATGTCCGATCAAGGTCGATGTGCCGAGTTTTCGCTCACGATTCTTGAACATCTACTACTCTCGCTATCAACGTCCGGCAAAGGATTATCTGGTTGCCAACATTGAGACTATGCTGCCGCTGATGGCTAAAGCCCCTAAGCTGGTTAATGGGGCGTTAAAGCAACGTTGGGTGCAAGATTTAACAGCAAAAACCGTCGGTTATGTGGATGCACCACTGCTATCGACCCCCACCTTGAGTGAACGGCTTGCGCACTTACCGCGTTTCGATTTACAGCAGTTGGCTGCCCTATCGCAGCAGGATAAAGCTAACCATGTCGTGATCGTTCAAGACCCCTTTACCAGTTACTACGATGCAGAGGTGGTGGCCGACTTCGCTCAACTGGTAATGAAACTCGGCAAGACACCGATTCTGTTGCCGTTTAAGCCCAATGGCAAAGCGCAGCACATAAAAGGTTTTCTCAAACAATTCGCTGCGAATGCGGCGAACACTGCTGCCTTTTTGCAACAGGTCGCCGACATCAATATTCCATTAGTTGGGGTCGACCCTGCGCTAGTGCTGTGTTACCGCGATGAGTATCAAGAAGTGTTAGGTGACAAGCGTGGTGATTTTGAAGTGCTCACTGTTCACGAATGGTTACAGCCGCGATTGGCTGAATTTGAACAAGCTGAACAGAACGACGCCAAGCCTTGGTATCTGTTTGCTCACTGTACTGAGAAAACCAAGATGCCCAATGCCGAAAAAGAGTGGGGCGCAATTTTTGCCCACTTTGGCGCGAGCTTGCAGACTGTACCGGTAGGATGTTGTGGCATGGCGGGAACGTTCGGCCACGAAGTGGATAAACTGCAAATGTCGAAGGACATCTACGGCTTAAGTTGGAAACCACGCTTACAAGATTTGCCACAGGATCGCTGCCTGATCACCGGTTACTCTTGCCGAAGTCAAGTAAAGCGCTTTGAGCAGGTGAAGACCAAGCATCCGCTGCAAGCTTTGCTATCTATCATTTAG
- a CDS encoding DUF3334 family protein, which translates to MKRNKVVTTEDILLKLCQSVSGVLTSATSSNVTYSAMVQKITKTSLKPDFGCFVLFDGGFSGLVVINFTSKAALELYTNYMRNMGMPEDELAVLHTSDEVADVLGELMNQLVGHFTNQVRKELQTHITQNQPKMLSLNKQVNLSVDTNLDRPQARRVTFSTEKGNIFYLELAMDKTEFIQLEEFEVAEDECPDDILEQAQQQMKQKQSQPAAEKGNSDDLLDELGI; encoded by the coding sequence ATGAAAAGAAACAAAGTCGTAACTACCGAAGATATTCTATTGAAATTGTGTCAGTCTGTTTCTGGCGTTCTCACCTCTGCCACCAGCTCGAATGTGACCTATTCAGCCATGGTACAAAAAATCACAAAAACCAGCTTAAAGCCTGACTTCGGTTGCTTCGTGCTATTCGACGGTGGATTCTCAGGTTTGGTGGTGATCAACTTCACGTCTAAGGCAGCGTTAGAACTCTACACCAACTACATGCGCAACATGGGAATGCCGGAAGATGAGTTGGCAGTGCTTCATACCTCAGATGAAGTGGCCGATGTGTTGGGCGAACTGATGAACCAGTTGGTGGGTCACTTTACCAACCAAGTGCGCAAAGAGCTGCAAACGCACATCACTCAAAACCAACCCAAAATGTTGTCACTCAACAAGCAGGTAAACTTGTCTGTCGACACCAATTTGGATCGCCCACAAGCTCGCCGAGTCACCTTCTCAACGGAAAAAGGCAATATCTTCTATCTTGAGTTAGCCATGGATAAAACCGAGTTCATTCAACTTGAAGAATTCGAAGTGGCAGAAGACGAGTGTCCAGATGATATTCTTGAGCAAGCTCAGCAACAAATGAAACAGAAGCAGTCGCAACCGGCGGCTGAGAAAGGCAATTCCGACGACTTGCTTGATGAATTAGGCATCTAA
- a CDS encoding DUF2786 domain-containing protein gives MDKQKALKKIAKCLELGNSANVNEAANAIKMAHRLMLKYGLDKDDIEFIKMGKTQSTHLLPADVSSNLLRIIRGINTKFGVEAVLLNHKGLKRVEFIGEADRAIFAAFAFDIIYREMNEQTGRFRNSFAGTGTPTAEVTRRVNSFLSGWVEGALEKLPIISPDEESAKKIDDYIDKEFQNIDRETFKQQLREAMKNLTEDYEVGLKKGRTVSVNRPIDGAQAPKMLR, from the coding sequence ATGGATAAACAAAAAGCCCTCAAAAAAATTGCGAAATGTCTAGAGCTCGGTAATTCAGCTAACGTCAACGAAGCGGCTAATGCGATAAAAATGGCGCACCGTTTGATGCTGAAATACGGCCTCGATAAAGATGACATCGAGTTCATTAAAATGGGCAAAACCCAATCCACTCACTTATTACCTGCTGATGTCAGCTCCAACCTGCTGCGTATCATTCGCGGCATCAATACCAAATTCGGCGTCGAAGCGGTGCTGCTCAATCACAAAGGGCTAAAACGAGTCGAATTTATCGGTGAAGCCGATCGCGCCATCTTTGCCGCCTTCGCGTTCGACATCATTTATCGTGAGATGAATGAACAAACTGGCCGTTTTCGTAATAGCTTTGCCGGTACAGGTACACCAACCGCAGAAGTGACTCGACGCGTTAACTCCTTTCTTTCCGGTTGGGTCGAAGGCGCACTCGAAAAGCTGCCTATCATCAGTCCTGACGAAGAATCAGCAAAAAAAATCGACGATTACATCGACAAAGAGTTTCAAAACATCGACCGTGAGACGTTCAAACAGCAGCTGCGTGAGGCGATGAAGAACCTGACTGAAGATTATGAAGTCGGGCTAAAAAAAGGCCGCACCGTTTCAGTGAATCGCCCAATCGACGGCGCACAAGCCCCCAAAATGCTGCGATAG
- a CDS encoding OmpA family protein, which yields MKKITLALAVAIALSGCQATQRQNATTGETETNSATQGALIGAIAGAAVGLATGDDAKERRQRALVGAAGGAAVGGGIGYYFDQQEAALRKELLDSGVQVERVGENQLLLRLENGIGFQTNSYQLDPSIHKTLRGVARILVEYPDTSLVIDGHTDSTGSDTTNQILSERRAESVRGYLVGQGVAAGRAIARGNGERYPLCSNSTAEGRACNRRVEIQILPLK from the coding sequence GTGAAGAAAATTACGCTTGCGCTTGCAGTCGCTATCGCCCTCTCTGGCTGTCAGGCCACACAGCGACAAAACGCTACTACTGGCGAAACAGAGACCAACTCTGCAACCCAAGGCGCGCTGATTGGCGCCATTGCGGGTGCCGCTGTCGGCTTAGCAACCGGTGATGATGCCAAAGAGCGCCGACAACGCGCACTCGTTGGCGCTGCCGGCGGGGCTGCGGTCGGTGGTGGTATCGGCTACTACTTCGATCAACAAGAAGCAGCGCTACGCAAAGAGCTGCTAGACTCAGGGGTTCAAGTTGAACGCGTGGGCGAAAATCAACTCTTGCTGCGCCTAGAAAACGGTATTGGCTTTCAAACTAACTCCTACCAGCTCGACCCAAGCATTCACAAAACTCTGCGCGGTGTAGCGCGGATATTGGTTGAATACCCAGACACCAGTTTAGTGATCGATGGTCACACCGACAGCACCGGCAGTGATACGACCAACCAAATTCTGTCTGAACGCCGCGCCGAATCCGTACGCGGATATCTCGTTGGTCAAGGTGTTGCTGCTGGACGCGCGATCGCTCGCGGCAACGGCGAACGCTACCCACTATGCAGCAACAGCACCGCCGAGGGTCGAGCGTGTAACCGCCGAGTCGAAATTCAGATCTTGCCACTCAAATAA
- a CDS encoding J domain-containing protein yields MTAAQTVEELIQSAQNNSVHAQLELAEKYARGNEVEQSHSEALYWYQQAAQNGSHVAAVATANAYLTGTGTNKDIETALFWLTKAAILGDEQAPRLLGEVYEQLNQPTDNLDLAQLWYQEAARNNPDAEQAYARVLEQQFNNRRAEQVATLDQLEEAFDAEQIELSPSAKSRSVSQQDQNTVIYSLVTALVASVLASLFLLRRQQQLKMSVHSNDSDQQRQQLKLEREIKRKDDTLKQQKRQLETLYRHVKKLQASSKTSTPSVSYKDNPLNLACALFGFSPNHIPDEKSIKLRYKQLSKIYHPDLKGSEEEMKRLNQALKVILKQVNK; encoded by the coding sequence ATGACTGCCGCACAAACGGTTGAGGAACTTATACAAAGTGCGCAAAACAACAGTGTTCATGCCCAGCTCGAACTCGCAGAAAAATACGCACGAGGCAATGAGGTAGAGCAATCACACAGTGAAGCGCTGTATTGGTATCAGCAAGCCGCGCAAAACGGCAGTCATGTCGCCGCTGTCGCAACGGCGAACGCTTATCTCACTGGCACAGGCACGAACAAAGATATCGAGACTGCCCTGTTTTGGCTAACCAAAGCGGCTATCCTTGGTGATGAGCAAGCGCCACGTTTGCTCGGTGAAGTGTATGAACAGCTCAACCAACCCACTGACAACCTCGACTTAGCACAGCTTTGGTATCAAGAAGCAGCGCGAAACAATCCTGACGCTGAACAAGCGTACGCTCGAGTACTTGAGCAGCAGTTTAACAATCGCCGCGCCGAACAAGTCGCCACGCTCGATCAATTGGAAGAAGCGTTTGATGCCGAACAAATAGAGCTCAGTCCCAGCGCAAAGTCGCGTTCTGTTAGTCAACAGGATCAAAACACCGTCATCTACTCTTTAGTCACGGCTCTGGTCGCAAGCGTGCTTGCGAGCCTATTTCTGCTTCGTCGCCAGCAGCAACTAAAGATGAGTGTCCACTCGAATGATAGCGACCAACAGCGCCAACAGCTCAAGCTTGAACGCGAAATCAAACGCAAAGATGACACCTTGAAGCAGCAAAAACGCCAGCTAGAGACCCTCTATCGGCATGTGAAGAAACTGCAAGCCAGCAGTAAAACATCGACGCCTTCGGTCAGCTACAAAGATAACCCTCTCAACCTTGCCTGCGCCCTATTTGGCTTTAGCCCAAATCACATCCCCGACGAAAAAAGCATCAAGCTAAGGTACAAGCAGTTGAGCAAAATTTATCATCCTGACTTAAAAGGCAGTGAAGAAGAGATGAAACGCTTAAATCAGGCGTTAAAAGTGATCTTGAAACAAGTTAACAAATAG
- the maiA gene encoding maleylacetoacetate isomerase encodes MPDRILYGYWRSSAAYRVRIALNLKGLEYQQRSIHLVKAGGEQHTAAFQQLNPNQLVPVLVDGDMTLNQSLAIIDYLDETYPQQLLTPTDREQRYLVKALAQDIAIDIHPLNNLRVLQYLSNSLDVADTDKMRWYAHWIEHGFSALEQRLSQTHGRYCVGDQVSLVDVCLVPQVYNAKRFNVDMSPYPIIESVTASLNHLDAFQQAMPEKQPDAER; translated from the coding sequence ATGCCTGATCGCATTCTTTACGGTTACTGGCGCTCGTCGGCGGCCTATCGTGTGCGTATTGCCCTCAACCTCAAGGGGCTCGAGTACCAACAGCGCAGCATCCACCTAGTCAAAGCGGGTGGGGAGCAACACACTGCGGCATTTCAGCAGTTGAACCCCAACCAGTTGGTGCCTGTGCTGGTGGATGGCGATATGACGCTAAACCAATCATTAGCGATTATCGACTACCTCGACGAAACGTATCCACAGCAACTGCTGACACCAACAGACAGAGAGCAGCGTTATCTGGTGAAAGCGCTGGCTCAGGATATCGCGATTGATATCCATCCACTCAATAACTTAAGGGTGCTACAGTATCTTTCCAACTCGTTGGATGTGGCAGACACCGATAAAATGCGTTGGTACGCGCATTGGATTGAGCATGGATTTAGTGCGCTTGAGCAGCGATTAAGTCAAACCCATGGGCGGTATTGTGTTGGCGATCAGGTGAGCTTGGTTGATGTGTGCTTAGTGCCACAGGTATACAATGCGAAGCGTTTCAATGTCGATATGTCACCTTATCCGATTATTGAAAGTGTGACGGCGTCACTTAATCACCTCGATGCTTTTCAGCAAGCCATGCCAGAAAAGCAGCCTGACGCAGAGCGCTAG
- a CDS encoding fumarylacetoacetate hydrolase family protein: protein MKLATLKNNSRDGLLVVVSKDLSKCVAVPEIAQTMQYALDNWSDVEPQLHEISVALNSGELTNEMAFTAQSCESPLPRAYQWADGSAYVNHVELVRKARGAEMPPSFWTDPLMYQGGSDAFIGPCDDIPVASEEWGIDFEGEVAVVTGDVPMGASEQEAAKAIRLVMLVNDVSLRGLIPNELAKGFGFFQSKPSSVFSPVAVTPDELGEDWDGGKLNLPLLSFYNDQPFGCPNAGVDMTFEFPQLVAHAAKTRPLSAGAIIGSGTVSNKQGTDYGTAIAEGGVGYSCIAEVRMIETIRDGQPSTSFMKFGDRIRIEMKDSDGHSIFGAIDQQVVKYA from the coding sequence ATGAAGTTAGCTACCCTAAAAAACAACAGTCGCGATGGTCTGCTGGTCGTCGTTAGCAAAGATCTCAGCAAATGTGTCGCGGTACCTGAAATCGCGCAAACGATGCAGTATGCACTCGACAATTGGAGCGATGTCGAACCACAACTGCACGAAATCTCGGTGGCACTCAACAGTGGTGAGTTGACCAACGAAATGGCCTTTACCGCGCAAAGCTGCGAATCGCCGCTGCCGCGCGCCTACCAATGGGCGGATGGCTCTGCCTACGTGAATCACGTTGAGTTAGTGCGTAAAGCGCGCGGCGCTGAAATGCCGCCGAGTTTTTGGACAGATCCCTTGATGTATCAAGGTGGGTCAGACGCCTTTATTGGCCCTTGCGATGATATTCCGGTTGCCAGTGAAGAGTGGGGCATCGATTTCGAAGGTGAAGTTGCGGTAGTCACTGGTGATGTGCCGATGGGCGCTTCGGAGCAAGAGGCGGCGAAAGCGATTCGTTTGGTGATGTTGGTCAATGATGTCTCACTGCGTGGTTTGATTCCTAATGAGTTGGCGAAAGGCTTTGGCTTTTTCCAATCAAAACCGTCATCAGTATTCTCTCCAGTGGCGGTCACCCCAGATGAACTGGGTGAAGATTGGGATGGGGGTAAACTGAATTTGCCTCTGCTCAGCTTCTACAATGATCAGCCGTTTGGTTGCCCCAACGCCGGTGTTGATATGACGTTTGAGTTCCCACAGTTGGTTGCTCATGCGGCTAAAACCAGGCCGCTTTCAGCGGGTGCCATCATTGGCTCAGGGACGGTATCCAATAAACAAGGTACCGACTATGGGACCGCGATTGCCGAGGGTGGTGTCGGCTACTCCTGCATCGCCGAAGTGCGAATGATCGAAACCATTCGTGATGGCCAACCTTCGACCAGTTTTATGAAATTTGGTGACCGTATTCGCATCGAAATGAAAGACTCAGATGGACACTCCATTTTCGGAGCGATTGATCAGCAAGTGGTGAAGTATGCCTGA
- a CDS encoding homogentisate 1,2-dioxygenase, which translates to MHKWITFPHREGVCSKQAHADFPEEAIYEREAGRSGFFGPASHFHHQHAPTAWSEWQGDLKPRAFNFNLVEQAVQTSPWSVPHLLHNANCKVRVWKLDSAMEHLVRNADGDELLFIHQGKADLYCDYGHLEVVEGDYVMIPRSTNWRLEPAEPMFVLMIENTDAAYTLPEKGMVGNHAVFDPAVLDVPSIDQAFKDQYSEQATQVHIKRHEQVSVVTYPFNPLDAIGWHGDLSVVRVNWRDIRPLMSHRYHLPPSAHTTFVGQGFVICTFVPRPIESDPGALKVPFYHNNDDYDEVLFYHAGDFFSRDNIEAGMVTFHPAGFTHGPHPKAFKAGREYKKKFTDEVAVMIDTRHALNFSEQAQQVENPEYVYSWQEK; encoded by the coding sequence ATGCATAAGTGGATTACATTCCCTCATCGGGAGGGAGTGTGCTCCAAGCAGGCGCACGCCGACTTTCCCGAAGAGGCGATTTATGAACGAGAAGCGGGACGCAGTGGCTTTTTTGGTCCGGCGTCTCACTTCCATCATCAACATGCTCCAACCGCTTGGAGTGAGTGGCAGGGCGATCTCAAGCCTCGCGCGTTCAACTTCAATTTGGTTGAGCAAGCGGTTCAGACTTCACCTTGGTCGGTGCCGCATTTGCTGCATAACGCCAATTGTAAAGTTCGAGTGTGGAAGCTGGACAGCGCAATGGAGCACTTAGTGCGTAACGCCGATGGTGACGAGCTGTTGTTTATCCATCAAGGCAAAGCCGATCTTTACTGCGACTACGGACACTTAGAGGTTGTCGAAGGGGATTATGTGATGATCCCGCGCTCAACCAACTGGCGTTTAGAGCCTGCTGAACCGATGTTTGTATTGATGATAGAAAACACCGACGCGGCGTACACCTTGCCTGAGAAAGGTATGGTCGGCAATCACGCTGTGTTTGATCCTGCCGTTTTGGATGTGCCTAGTATTGATCAAGCGTTTAAAGACCAGTACAGCGAGCAGGCAACTCAAGTTCACATCAAACGTCATGAGCAAGTGAGTGTGGTCACATACCCGTTCAACCCACTGGATGCAATTGGATGGCATGGCGATTTGTCGGTGGTGCGAGTTAACTGGCGGGATATCAGACCCTTGATGTCGCATCGCTACCATCTTCCTCCTTCGGCACACACCACTTTTGTTGGGCAGGGGTTTGTGATTTGTACCTTTGTGCCTCGCCCAATTGAGAGCGATCCAGGCGCGCTAAAAGTGCCGTTTTATCACAACAACGACGATTACGATGAAGTGCTGTTCTACCATGCAGGTGACTTCTTTAGCCGTGACAACATTGAAGCGGGCATGGTGACTTTCCATCCCGCTGGTTTTACTCACGGTCCGCACCCCAAAGCGTTTAAGGCAGGGCGAGAGTACAAGAAGAAATTCACTGATGAAGTGGCGGTGATGATTGATACGCGCCATGCGCTCAATTTCAGTGAGCAAGCACAGCAGGTCGAGAACCCAGAGTACGTGTACAGCTGGCAAGAAAAATAA
- the hppD gene encoding 4-hydroxyphenylpyruvate dioxygenase: protein MNEVYNPLGTDGFEFVEYTAADEKGIQDLKQLFSSLGFAEVAKHRSKEAWLYRQGDVNFIVNAQPHSQAHEFAKIHGPSVCGMAFRVADSAKAMEHAIAHGGEQYVTQIGPMELSIPAIYGIGESLLYFVDRYQDGSIYEVDFRFYPDAKERLAKMDVGLYEIDHLTHNVRQGNMDVWSGFYERIGNFREIRYFDIEGKLTGLVSRAMTAPCGKIRIPINESSDDKSQIEEFIREYNGEGIQHIALTTDDIYTTVQTLRDRGMDFMPTPDTYYEKVDSRVEGHSEDVDKLRDLQILIDGAPMKDGILLQIFTQTVIGPVFFEIIQRKGNEGFGEGNFKALFESIEEDQIRRGVLDNA from the coding sequence ATGAACGAAGTGTATAACCCACTAGGTACGGATGGCTTTGAGTTTGTCGAATACACGGCAGCCGATGAAAAGGGTATCCAAGATCTTAAGCAGTTGTTTAGCTCTCTTGGGTTCGCTGAAGTCGCCAAACATCGTTCAAAAGAGGCGTGGCTATACCGCCAAGGGGATGTCAACTTTATTGTCAACGCGCAGCCACACAGCCAAGCGCACGAATTTGCCAAGATTCATGGCCCTTCGGTATGTGGTATGGCTTTTCGCGTCGCGGACTCTGCCAAAGCAATGGAGCACGCAATCGCGCACGGTGGCGAGCAGTATGTTACCCAAATTGGTCCAATGGAGCTGAGTATTCCTGCCATCTATGGCATCGGGGAGAGTCTGCTGTACTTTGTTGATCGCTACCAAGATGGCAGCATTTATGAGGTCGATTTCCGTTTCTATCCTGATGCTAAGGAGCGACTCGCCAAGATGGATGTGGGCCTATACGAGATCGACCACCTTACTCACAATGTTCGCCAAGGGAACATGGATGTTTGGTCGGGTTTCTATGAGCGCATCGGTAACTTTAGAGAGATTCGTTACTTTGACATTGAGGGTAAACTGACAGGCCTTGTCAGCCGAGCGATGACGGCACCGTGTGGCAAAATCCGCATTCCAATCAATGAATCGTCAGACGACAAGTCGCAAATTGAAGAGTTCATTCGCGAATATAACGGCGAAGGCATTCAGCACATTGCCCTAACGACTGATGATATTTACACCACAGTACAAACACTTCGCGACCGTGGCATGGACTTTATGCCGACGCCAGATACGTACTATGAGAAAGTTGATAGTCGAGTGGAGGGGCACAGTGAAGATGTCGACAAGCTGCGCGATCTGCAAATCCTGATCGATGGCGCGCCAATGAAAGACGGTATTTTGCTGCAGATTTTTACCCAAACGGTAATTGGCCCTGTGTTCTTTGAAATCATTCAGCGCAAAGGTAACGAAGGCTTCGGTGAAGGTAACTTCAAAGCGCTGTTCGAATCGATAGAAGAAGATCAAATTCGTCGTGGAGTGCTCGACAATGCATAA